One Stigmatella aurantiaca genomic region harbors:
- a CDS encoding ParA family protein, with protein MRRIAFINEKGGTGKTTLAVNTAAWLAQEAGLRVRLVDMDTQGHAGKSLGVDVRTLPRNVFHLLTDSAVRLEDVVQPSAVERLSVLPAYKEMADFPVAVASDARRSRRLADRLALAEAAGYEAIVFDAPPSMGLTTRNILVASTEVVIPVALTYLSLDGCAELVETVRKVGQEESCPELRVTKVVPTLYRKTALADAILERLKTYFPDALAATPLGINVKIDEAQSHGQTIWEYSPRSKGAEMLAAIAQEIHDAAAPGKDKGRPPRVA; from the coding sequence ATGCGGCGTATCGCGTTCATCAATGAGAAGGGCGGCACCGGCAAGACGACGCTCGCGGTGAACACCGCCGCGTGGCTGGCCCAGGAGGCGGGGCTGCGGGTGCGCCTGGTGGACATGGACACCCAGGGGCACGCGGGCAAGTCGCTGGGCGTGGACGTGCGCACGCTGCCGCGCAACGTCTTCCACCTGCTCACCGACAGCGCCGTGCGCCTGGAGGACGTGGTGCAGCCCTCCGCCGTCGAGCGGCTGAGCGTGCTGCCCGCCTACAAGGAGATGGCGGACTTTCCCGTCGCGGTGGCCTCGGATGCGCGCCGCTCGCGCCGGCTCGCCGACCGGCTCGCCCTGGCGGAGGCCGCGGGCTACGAGGCCATCGTCTTCGATGCGCCGCCGTCCATGGGGCTCACCACGCGCAACATCCTGGTGGCCTCCACGGAGGTGGTCATCCCCGTGGCGCTCACGTACCTGTCGCTGGATGGGTGCGCGGAGCTGGTGGAGACGGTCCGCAAGGTGGGGCAGGAGGAGTCCTGCCCGGAGCTGCGCGTCACCAAGGTGGTGCCCACGCTCTACCGCAAGACGGCGCTGGCGGACGCCATCCTGGAGCGGCTGAAAACCTATTTTCCGGACGCGCTGGCCGCCACGCCCCTGGGCATCAACGTGAAGATTGATGAGGCCCAGAGCCACGGGCAGACCATCTGGGAGTACTCCCCCCGGAGCAAGGGCGCGGAGATGCTCGCCGCCATCGCGCAGGAGATTCACGATGCGGCCGCCCCCGGGAAGGACAAGGGACGGCCGCCGCGCGTGGCCTGA
- a CDS encoding polyhydroxyalkanoate synthesis regulator DNA-binding domain-containing protein, producing MSEAEQQASTPSKEPKVIKRYTNRKLYDTVESRYVTLDEIAAMIKDGVEVRIVDNRTKEDLTSVTLAQIIFEEEKKKNQMPLAVLREIIRHPGESISGFIQKEVSPRVASIREEAESRVASIREGAESRLDKLLGRDDKRDEAAPGEATEVPAEPEGAGGPTSAISPAELLKASQRAVEDWQRKIDERVKQVVENLAGNLPALGRDMQALLQRLDDLEKKLDDIEKRPKS from the coding sequence ATGAGCGAAGCAGAGCAGCAAGCCAGCACTCCGAGCAAGGAGCCGAAGGTCATCAAGCGGTACACGAACCGGAAGCTCTACGACACCGTCGAGAGCCGGTACGTGACGCTCGATGAGATCGCCGCGATGATCAAGGACGGCGTCGAGGTGCGGATTGTCGATAACCGCACAAAGGAGGACCTCACCTCCGTGACGCTCGCCCAGATCATCTTCGAGGAGGAGAAGAAGAAGAACCAGATGCCCCTCGCGGTGCTCCGGGAAATCATCCGCCACCCCGGCGAGTCCATCTCGGGCTTCATCCAGAAGGAGGTGTCCCCCCGCGTGGCCTCCATCCGCGAGGAGGCCGAGTCCCGCGTGGCATCCATCCGCGAGGGCGCCGAGTCCCGCCTGGACAAGCTGCTGGGCCGCGACGACAAGCGCGACGAGGCCGCCCCGGGCGAAGCCACCGAGGTGCCCGCCGAGCCAGAGGGCGCCGGGGGCCCCACGTCGGCCATCAGCCCCGCGGAGCTGCTCAAGGCCAGCCAGCGCGCCGTCGAGGACTGGCAGCGGAAGATCGACGAGCGCGTCAAGCAGGTCGTCGAGAACCTCGCGGGCAACCTGCCGGCGCTCGGCCGCGACATGCAGGCGCTGCTCCAGCGGCTCGATGATCTCGAGAAGAAGCTCGACGACATCGAGAAGCGCCCGAAGTCCTGA
- a CDS encoding zinc-ribbon domain-containing protein has translation MIVQCEQCQTRFKIPDEKVTEKGVKVRCTKCQHTFRVSRAPAGATPGASAPPVPGPADGGFDPFERFGTAPDPKPGHSTRPGFFAEGVEASRQAPAAPAARLPPSPWNAMDSGSEEEIHHETTRVLPIQVPPEARPPVPALPPLPVASAPAPGRPVAPAGSAVTARAPTSPPLPKAPAAGTRGSAVGLPAVAKPAPKPAVPSPAVPPAADLFAEFFANPGAGPAAPLPELPPDAPAALPPIPAPQARAGGPGGMNASFGFGDKGSFGSIDTDLSEPAPDLGPPPEFDAGPFSAPAPVPVAAPPPKPASPPVAARRPSTVGMAAVPAGRPAPVPSAPAAAARPTPFQVPTSSAAAPVARPAPVAPPVAAPAPVAPVSSMPFMDEDPFGSSDADLGGPSGLSAAPEPVPAPEAAPAPTSFAFAEDDPFGSVGGDLSAPSQDELSAPVPAALMGRSGHSVAPQAPPAAARPAPALAPQSSAPADFDEFASPFGAAESPAAPAPAFAAPGPMEFGMMGGDELGGDPAQSEAPSIPFQDPFAQAAAAPAAPFQDPFAQAAAAAAPAAPFQDPFAQAAEARFAPTETGRQMLGSADPSQGYLTETNKNPFISPTDTGRSRLDLPPHGEEVPGLESGSAQTPSPLLDVPSHQDLPAAPAASPAPNLAAPAIARPAGRPADMGIPERRKPSAAQQVTGQVAYLTIAAGLLLALTAVGSVYLKEGRVDASALSPSTLLALVTPSDFVAHNVSNGLYDTRGGGAVFYVRGDVENRSSKPVRIRVRAALYDGGQRVKATEGLAGKVPNPEELYAVTNEETSAQLRTQLDGGATTIAPGARAPFAVLFHDFPQELGQLRLEVKMEAVPEESGKP, from the coding sequence ATGATCGTCCAGTGCGAGCAGTGCCAGACGCGATTCAAGATCCCCGACGAGAAGGTGACGGAGAAGGGGGTCAAGGTCCGCTGCACGAAGTGCCAGCATACGTTCCGAGTCTCCCGCGCTCCGGCGGGAGCTACCCCCGGTGCGTCCGCTCCTCCCGTCCCCGGGCCCGCGGACGGGGGATTCGACCCCTTCGAGCGCTTCGGGACCGCCCCCGACCCCAAGCCCGGCCATAGCACCCGGCCCGGCTTCTTCGCCGAGGGGGTGGAGGCCAGCCGCCAGGCGCCCGCGGCCCCCGCGGCGAGGCTGCCGCCGAGCCCATGGAACGCCATGGACTCGGGCTCGGAGGAGGAAATCCACCACGAGACGACCCGCGTCCTGCCCATCCAGGTCCCGCCCGAGGCCCGGCCGCCGGTTCCGGCCCTCCCGCCGCTTCCCGTGGCGTCCGCGCCTGCGCCGGGGCGGCCCGTGGCCCCGGCCGGGTCGGCCGTGACCGCACGCGCCCCGACGAGCCCCCCCCTTCCGAAGGCCCCTGCCGCGGGGACCCGGGGTTCTGCGGTGGGCCTGCCCGCGGTGGCCAAGCCGGCGCCCAAGCCCGCCGTGCCCTCGCCCGCGGTGCCCCCCGCGGCGGACCTGTTCGCCGAGTTCTTCGCGAACCCGGGGGCGGGCCCTGCCGCGCCCCTTCCCGAGCTTCCCCCGGATGCGCCCGCCGCGCTGCCCCCCATTCCCGCGCCACAGGCCCGGGCCGGGGGGCCGGGCGGGATGAATGCCTCGTTCGGCTTCGGGGACAAGGGCTCCTTTGGCTCCATCGATACGGACCTGAGCGAGCCGGCTCCGGACCTGGGGCCTCCGCCGGAGTTCGATGCCGGGCCCTTCTCGGCCCCGGCGCCCGTCCCGGTGGCGGCGCCTCCTCCCAAGCCCGCGTCCCCCCCCGTGGCGGCCCGCCGTCCCTCGACGGTCGGGATGGCTGCCGTCCCGGCGGGGCGCCCCGCGCCGGTGCCCTCCGCCCCCGCGGCGGCCGCGCGGCCCACGCCGTTCCAGGTGCCCACCAGCTCTGCGGCCGCCCCCGTGGCCCGGCCGGCCCCCGTGGCCCCTCCGGTGGCGGCGCCCGCCCCGGTGGCACCCGTGTCCTCGATGCCGTTCATGGACGAGGACCCCTTCGGTTCGTCCGACGCGGACCTGGGCGGGCCGTCGGGGCTCTCCGCGGCACCAGAGCCTGTCCCGGCCCCCGAGGCGGCGCCCGCGCCCACCTCCTTCGCCTTCGCGGAGGATGACCCGTTCGGCTCGGTGGGCGGAGACCTGAGCGCGCCTTCGCAGGATGAGCTCTCCGCGCCCGTGCCCGCCGCCCTGATGGGCCGCTCGGGCCACAGCGTCGCGCCCCAGGCCCCGCCCGCCGCGGCCCGGCCTGCCCCGGCGCTCGCGCCCCAGTCGTCCGCGCCCGCGGACTTCGACGAGTTCGCCAGCCCGTTCGGGGCCGCGGAGAGCCCCGCGGCGCCTGCCCCCGCGTTCGCGGCTCCGGGTCCCATGGAGTTCGGGATGATGGGGGGCGATGAGCTGGGCGGTGACCCGGCGCAGTCCGAGGCGCCCTCCATTCCGTTCCAGGATCCGTTCGCCCAGGCGGCGGCGGCCCCCGCCGCCCCGTTCCAGGATCCGTTCGCCCAGGCGGCGGCGGCCGCCGCCCCCGCCGCCCCGTTCCAGGATCCGTTCGCCCAGGCGGCGGAGGCCCGGTTCGCTCCGACGGAGACGGGCCGGCAGATGCTGGGCTCGGCGGACCCGTCGCAGGGCTATCTCACCGAGACCAACAAGAACCCCTTCATCAGCCCCACGGACACGGGGCGCTCGCGGCTCGACCTGCCGCCGCACGGCGAAGAGGTTCCAGGCCTGGAGAGCGGAAGCGCCCAGACCCCCAGCCCGCTGCTGGATGTTCCGTCCCATCAGGACCTGCCGGCGGCCCCGGCGGCCTCTCCCGCACCGAACCTGGCGGCCCCCGCCATCGCCCGCCCCGCGGGCCGGCCCGCGGACATGGGCATCCCCGAGCGGCGCAAGCCGAGCGCCGCGCAGCAGGTGACCGGGCAGGTGGCCTACCTCACCATCGCCGCGGGGTTGCTGCTGGCCCTCACCGCGGTGGGCAGCGTGTACCTCAAGGAGGGCCGGGTGGATGCTTCGGCCCTGTCTCCCTCGACCCTGCTGGCGCTGGTGACGCCCAGCGACTTCGTGGCGCACAACGTCTCGAACGGCCTCTACGACACGCGCGGGGGCGGGGCGGTCTTCTACGTCCGCGGGGACGTGGAGAACCGCTCCTCCAAGCCCGTGCGCATCCGGGTCCGCGCCGCGCTGTACGACGGGGGCCAGCGGGTGAAGGCCACCGAGGGGCTCGCGGGCAAGGTCCCCAACCCCGAGGAGCTCTACGCCGTCACCAACGAGGAGACCTCGGCGCAGCTGCGCACGCAGCTCGACGGCGGGGCCACCACGATTGCCCCGGGCGCGCGCGCTCCGTTCGCGGTGCTCTTCCACGACTTTCCGCAAGAACTCGGCCAGCTCCGGCTCGAAGTGAAGATGGAGGCGGTGCCCGAGGAGAGCGGCAAGCCCTAG
- a CDS encoding twin-arginine translocase TatA/TatE family subunit, with amino-acid sequence MGLGLGEFIVLGFVLMVVFSASRMGQLGNAMGKFVYSFRKASKGEDFVDVKPLPPSRRGTIDADYTTDPKKN; translated from the coding sequence ATGGGGCTGGGCCTTGGAGAATTCATCGTCCTTGGGTTTGTGCTGATGGTGGTGTTCTCCGCCTCGCGCATGGGCCAGCTGGGCAACGCCATGGGCAAGTTCGTCTACTCGTTCCGCAAGGCCTCCAAGGGCGAGGACTTCGTGGACGTGAAGCCCCTGCCCCCCTCGCGCCGCGGCACCATCGACGCGGACTACACCACCGACCCCAAGAAGAACTAG